A region from the Corallococcus silvisoli genome encodes:
- a CDS encoding response regulator translates to MPEVLVVDDSKVMRDMVVACLRPYPESRFTQASSGLEAIEQLSLKPYDLLVLDLNMPDIGGIEVVEFVRGQDHLRALPIIIVTTRGDEASRERALRAGADRFMTKPFTPDSIQGAARELLEKRPAEAPRG, encoded by the coding sequence ATGCCCGAAGTACTCGTCGTCGATGACAGCAAGGTGATGCGCGACATGGTGGTCGCCTGCCTGCGCCCCTACCCGGAGAGCCGCTTCACCCAGGCCTCCAGCGGCCTGGAGGCCATCGAGCAGCTGTCGCTCAAGCCCTACGACCTGCTCGTCCTGGACCTCAACATGCCCGATATCGGCGGCATCGAGGTGGTGGAGTTCGTGCGGGGGCAGGATCACCTGCGGGCGCTGCCCATCATCATCGTCACGACCCGAGGCGACGAAGCCTCCCGCGAGCGCGCCCTGCGGGCCGGCGCGGACCGGTTCATGACCAAGCCCTTCACGCCGGACTCCATCCAGGGCGCGGCCCGGGAACTCCTGGAGAAGCGCCCGGCCGAGGCGCCGCGCGGGTGA
- a CDS encoding glucose 1-dehydrogenase: MKAVAVFPGTHEVRVIDEPQPQVIRGTEVLLRMREVGICGTDREVAAFEYGEPPPGEDHLIIGHEALGEVVAVGPEVTKLRPGDLVIPSVRRPCLHAECLACRSGRQDFCVTGDFRERGIKQTHGFLTESTVEDEANLTLVPPDLADVAVLTEPLTIAAKAMQQVKTLQQRLPWEPSRQRSVVLGAGPVGLLGAMTMVANNFETHVYSMESGDSDRADLVRSFGAGYICSQDCAPEDLGKRLGNIDLIYEAVGSSHLAFTALESLGPNGLFIFTGIPPLGGPSPLPADQLMRNIVLENQLIFGTVNASRSAYALALRLLGQCMALFPDSVRRIITAHRTIDEAPGMLRKRSGIKEVVRLS, encoded by the coding sequence ATGAAGGCCGTTGCCGTGTTTCCGGGCACCCATGAGGTGCGAGTGATTGACGAGCCGCAGCCCCAGGTGATCCGGGGCACGGAGGTGCTGCTGCGGATGCGGGAGGTCGGCATCTGCGGCACGGACCGGGAGGTCGCCGCGTTCGAGTACGGCGAACCGCCGCCGGGCGAGGACCACCTCATCATCGGGCACGAGGCGCTGGGCGAGGTGGTGGCGGTGGGGCCGGAGGTGACCAAGCTGCGGCCGGGGGACCTGGTGATCCCCTCCGTGCGCCGGCCGTGTCTGCACGCGGAGTGTCTGGCCTGCCGTTCCGGACGGCAGGACTTCTGTGTCACCGGCGACTTCCGGGAGCGGGGCATCAAGCAGACGCACGGCTTCCTCACGGAGTCCACGGTGGAGGACGAGGCGAACCTCACGCTGGTGCCTCCGGACCTGGCGGACGTCGCGGTGCTCACGGAGCCGCTGACCATCGCGGCGAAGGCGATGCAGCAGGTGAAGACGCTGCAACAGCGGCTGCCCTGGGAGCCGTCGCGCCAGCGGTCCGTGGTGCTGGGCGCCGGGCCGGTGGGGCTGCTGGGCGCGATGACGATGGTGGCGAACAACTTCGAAACGCACGTGTATTCGATGGAGAGCGGCGACAGCGACCGGGCGGACCTGGTGCGCTCGTTTGGCGCGGGCTACATCTGCAGCCAGGACTGCGCCCCGGAGGATTTGGGCAAGCGGCTGGGCAACATCGACCTCATCTACGAAGCGGTGGGCAGCTCTCATCTGGCGTTCACCGCGCTGGAGTCGCTGGGGCCCAACGGGCTGTTCATCTTCACGGGCATCCCGCCGCTGGGCGGCCCCTCGCCGCTGCCGGCGGACCAGCTCATGCGGAACATCGTGCTGGAGAACCAGCTGATCTTCGGCACGGTCAACGCCAGCCGCAGCGCGTATGCCCTGGCCCTGCGCCTGCTGGGACAGTGCATGGCGCTGTTCCCCGACAGCGTGCGGCGGATCATCACCGCGCACCGGACCATCGACGAGGCGCCGGGGATGCTGCGCAAGCGCAGCGGCATCAAGGAGGTCGTGCGGCTGTCGTGA
- a CDS encoding response regulator — MPPPSDTFFPRPPGAPSGDTSTPPCVWVVDDSASEARFITSALGTGFKVETFPDGAGMLERLHAGRAPDVVVLDWEMPGMSGLEVCQFLRGEPETQALPVLLLTAHGRPEDLVQGLRAGANDYVAKPFRTEEVRARVNALVRTKRLMDDVRRADREKAEVFAQLEALLTSAPVGMALLDRDLRFMRVNARMARMDGLSVDAYGGRTLAEVLPLRAPRLEPVLRRVLETGEATEELPFTQRRPGVPPDGPGSDLHLMGSYHPVRTARGEVLGVGAVVVDVTRHMQAEGELRASAEFRERFLGIVGHDLRNPLNAIRMAASFLLASEQMPAALVRTASRIITSTDRMTRMITELLDFTRSRLGGGIPLTPGATDLGQVARQVVEELELAHPNRTVKVTAMGPLAGRWDADRLAQVLSNLLGNALQYSPAESTVELTLRGEAERVVAWVSNPGEPIAPEDLALLFHPFQRAHTGAHVPSGLGLGLFISEQIIRGHRGTLDVASDAKRTVFTLTLPRGGA; from the coding sequence ATGCCTCCACCGTCCGACACCTTCTTCCCCCGCCCTCCGGGAGCCCCCTCCGGTGACACCAGCACCCCACCCTGCGTCTGGGTGGTGGATGACAGCGCGAGCGAGGCGCGGTTCATCACGTCGGCCCTGGGAACGGGATTCAAGGTGGAGACGTTCCCGGATGGCGCTGGGATGCTCGAGCGCCTGCACGCCGGGCGTGCGCCGGACGTGGTGGTGCTGGACTGGGAGATGCCGGGGATGTCCGGTCTGGAGGTGTGCCAGTTCCTGCGCGGCGAGCCGGAGACGCAAGCACTCCCGGTGCTGCTGCTCACCGCGCATGGCCGGCCGGAGGACCTGGTGCAGGGCCTGCGCGCGGGCGCCAACGACTACGTGGCCAAGCCCTTCCGCACGGAGGAGGTGCGCGCGCGCGTGAACGCGCTGGTGCGCACCAAGCGGCTGATGGACGACGTGCGGCGCGCGGACCGGGAGAAGGCGGAGGTGTTCGCGCAGTTGGAGGCGCTCCTCACGTCCGCGCCCGTGGGCATGGCGCTGCTGGACCGGGACCTGCGCTTCATGCGCGTCAACGCGCGGATGGCGAGGATGGACGGGCTGTCGGTGGACGCCTACGGAGGCAGGACCCTGGCGGAGGTGCTGCCCCTGCGGGCCCCGAGGCTGGAGCCCGTCCTCCGCCGCGTGCTGGAGACGGGCGAGGCCACCGAGGAGCTGCCCTTCACGCAGAGGCGGCCGGGCGTGCCGCCCGATGGGCCGGGAAGCGACCTGCACCTGATGGGCAGCTACCACCCGGTGCGCACCGCGCGGGGCGAGGTGCTGGGCGTGGGCGCGGTGGTGGTGGACGTCACCCGGCACATGCAGGCGGAAGGCGAGCTGCGCGCGTCCGCGGAGTTCCGCGAGCGCTTCCTGGGCATCGTCGGCCACGACCTGCGCAACCCGCTCAACGCCATCCGCATGGCGGCCAGCTTCCTCCTGGCCAGTGAACAGATGCCCGCCGCGCTGGTGCGCACCGCCAGCCGCATCATCACCAGCACGGACCGGATGACGCGGATGATCACCGAGCTCTTGGACTTCACGCGCAGCCGGCTGGGCGGCGGCATCCCGCTGACGCCGGGCGCCACGGACCTGGGGCAGGTGGCGCGTCAGGTGGTGGAGGAGCTGGAGCTGGCGCACCCGAACCGCACCGTGAAGGTGACGGCCATGGGGCCGCTGGCGGGACGGTGGGACGCGGACCGGCTGGCGCAGGTGCTGAGCAACCTGCTGGGCAACGCGCTCCAGTACAGCCCCGCGGAGAGCACGGTGGAGCTCACGCTCCGGGGCGAAGCGGAGCGGGTGGTGGCCTGGGTGAGCAACCCCGGGGAGCCCATCGCCCCGGAGGACCTGGCCCTGCTCTTCCACCCCTTCCAGCGCGCGCACACGGGCGCCCACGTGCCGTCCGGCCTGGGCCTGGGGCTCTTCATCTCCGAGCAGATCATCCGCGGCCACCGGGGCACGCTGGACGTGGCCTCGGACGCGAAGCGGACGGTCTTCACCCTCACCCTGCCGCGAGGGGGAGCCTGA
- a CDS encoding cyclase family protein, giving the protein MPTHSTLEVIGNAAPWVDVTVPVHDGMVHWPDNPPIQVRHHLDLSKGDAANVSHLSLGVHSGTHVDAPVHFIPGGMGVDAMPLDRLLGDVRVVSLPRGPAITVEALKAHAPRRGERLLFKTRNSSHPWHAADFQPGFTYLSSDGARYLVETGVRTVGIDYLSIAGMDEGETTHRLLLEAGVCIIEGLDLTEVEPGDYEMMCLPLRLADGDGAPARVLLRSRMDERGGPP; this is encoded by the coding sequence ATGCCCACGCATTCGACCTTGGAGGTCATCGGGAACGCCGCCCCCTGGGTGGATGTGACGGTGCCCGTCCACGACGGGATGGTGCACTGGCCGGACAACCCGCCCATCCAGGTGCGCCACCACCTGGACCTGTCGAAGGGGGACGCGGCCAACGTCTCGCACCTGTCCCTGGGCGTCCACTCCGGCACGCACGTGGACGCGCCCGTGCACTTCATTCCAGGCGGGATGGGGGTGGACGCGATGCCACTCGACCGGCTGCTCGGCGACGTGCGGGTGGTGTCCCTGCCGCGAGGCCCGGCCATCACGGTGGAGGCCCTGAAGGCCCATGCGCCCCGGCGGGGCGAGCGCCTGCTCTTCAAGACGCGCAACTCCTCTCACCCGTGGCACGCGGCGGACTTCCAGCCGGGCTTCACGTACCTGTCGAGCGACGGGGCGCGCTACCTGGTGGAGACGGGCGTGCGCACGGTGGGCATCGACTACCTGTCCATCGCGGGCATGGACGAAGGGGAGACGACCCACCGGCTCCTGCTGGAGGCGGGGGTGTGCATCATCGAAGGGCTGGACCTGACGGAGGTGGAGCCCGGCGACTACGAGATGATGTGTCTGCCCTTGCGGCTCGCGGATGGAGACGGGGCGCCGGCACGTGTGTTGTTGCGCTCACGGATGGATGAACGAGGAGGGCCGCCATGA
- a CDS encoding response regulator, which yields MVTPSPRSTILIVDDEPDLREVVAELLEMEDYTVLQAANGQAALDVLAATSQPCLVLLDLMMPVMDGHEFLHRLRQDDRYRELPVLMLTAHFSAKAPPGTVGLLRKPVDIAELLATVARHCPAA from the coding sequence GTGGTGACCCCGTCTCCTCGCTCCACCATCCTCATCGTCGACGACGAGCCCGACCTGCGCGAGGTCGTCGCGGAGCTGCTGGAGATGGAGGACTACACCGTGCTCCAGGCCGCCAATGGTCAGGCCGCCCTGGACGTGCTGGCCGCCACGTCCCAGCCGTGCCTGGTGCTGCTGGACCTGATGATGCCGGTGATGGATGGACATGAGTTCCTCCACCGGCTGCGGCAGGACGACCGCTACCGCGAGCTGCCGGTGCTGATGCTCACCGCCCACTTCTCCGCCAAGGCGCCTCCGGGCACGGTGGGCCTGCTGCGCAAGCCCGTGGACATCGCGGAGCTGCTGGCCACGGTGGCCCGGCACTGCCCCGCCGCCTGA